A portion of the Corynebacterium occultum genome contains these proteins:
- a CDS encoding valine--tRNA ligase has protein sequence MVDVTEKNEAKTVNRADKLPNSWDPQAVEAELYQGWVDAGYFTADPASEKPAFSIVLPPPNVTGQLHMGHALDHTLMDGLARIKRMQGYEVLWLPGMDHAGIATQTKVEEMLKETEGKSRWDYSREDFIAKVWEWKEEYGGAIADQMRAIGDSVDWSRERFTLDEGLSRAVQTIFKQLYDRGMIYQANRLVNWSPVLETAVSDIEVIHKDVEGELVSFRYGSMQDDQPHIVVATTRVETMLGDVAIAVHPEDERYKDLVGTTLPHPFRDDLSLQVIADDYVDPEFGSGAVKITPAHDPNDYAMGLRHNLDMPTIMDTTGHICDTGTEFDGLSREEARVKVREALAEQGRIVKEVRPYLHSVGHSERSGEPIEPRLSLQWFVKVEHLAKMAGDGIREGDTTVHPKSLEPRYFDWVDDMHDWTISRQLWWGHRIPIWYGPEGEIVCVGPDEEPPTGEGWHQDPDVLDTWFSSALWPFSTMGWPDKTPELAKFYPTSVLVTAYDILFFWVARMMMFGTFAAEITPELLGEGQQDRPQVPFKDLFLHGLVRDEHGRKMSKSLGNGIDPMDWVGRFGADALRFTLARGANPGVDLPVGEDSAQSSRNFATKLFNATRFALMNGAEVGELPAREELTDADRWILDRLEEVRGEVDEYFANYQFAKANEELYHFAWNELCDWYLEIAKTQIPRDFDEANEAARTRGHNTQLVLGRVLDAVLRLLHPAMPFVTEVLWKALTDGESIVISAWPTTADTNDGVARDSQAARRIADAEKLITEVRRFRSDQGVKPSQKVPATVDFAAADLREQEGFIRSLAKLETPPEDFEATASIEVRLSQATVTVALDTSGTVDVAAERKRLGKDLAVAHKELETTAKKLGNEAFLSKAPDAVVEKIRSRQQIAREEVERITQRLEDLK, from the coding sequence ATGGTCGACGTGACTGAGAAGAACGAGGCAAAGACCGTTAACCGCGCAGATAAGCTGCCTAATTCCTGGGATCCGCAGGCCGTGGAGGCCGAGCTTTACCAGGGTTGGGTCGATGCCGGTTATTTCACCGCCGATCCGGCCAGCGAAAAGCCTGCCTTCTCCATCGTGTTGCCACCACCGAACGTCACTGGCCAGCTGCACATGGGCCATGCGCTCGACCACACCCTGATGGATGGGCTGGCCCGCATCAAGCGGATGCAGGGCTATGAGGTTCTCTGGCTGCCGGGTATGGATCATGCCGGCATCGCGACCCAGACCAAGGTCGAGGAGATGCTCAAGGAGACCGAGGGTAAGTCCCGCTGGGATTACTCCCGCGAGGATTTCATAGCCAAGGTCTGGGAGTGGAAGGAGGAGTACGGCGGCGCCATCGCAGATCAGATGCGTGCCATCGGTGACTCCGTCGACTGGTCCCGCGAGCGTTTCACCCTGGATGAGGGACTCTCCCGTGCGGTGCAGACCATCTTCAAGCAGCTCTATGACCGGGGCATGATCTACCAGGCCAATCGCCTGGTCAACTGGTCCCCGGTACTCGAGACCGCGGTCTCGGACATCGAGGTGATCCACAAGGACGTCGAGGGTGAGCTGGTGTCCTTCCGCTACGGCTCGATGCAGGATGATCAGCCGCACATCGTCGTCGCCACCACCCGGGTGGAGACGATGCTCGGTGATGTCGCCATCGCCGTCCACCCCGAAGATGAGCGCTACAAGGACCTGGTGGGCACCACCCTGCCGCACCCCTTCCGGGATGATCTCAGCCTGCAGGTCATCGCCGATGACTATGTCGACCCGGAGTTCGGTTCCGGCGCGGTGAAGATCACCCCGGCCCATGACCCCAATGACTACGCCATGGGTCTGCGCCATAACCTGGACATGCCCACCATCATGGACACCACCGGACACATCTGTGACACCGGCACCGAGTTCGACGGGCTCTCCCGTGAGGAGGCCCGGGTCAAGGTGCGGGAAGCACTGGCTGAGCAGGGTCGCATCGTCAAGGAGGTCCGCCCCTACCTCCATTCCGTCGGCCACTCCGAGCGTTCCGGGGAGCCCATTGAGCCGCGCCTTTCCCTGCAGTGGTTCGTCAAGGTCGAGCACCTGGCGAAGATGGCCGGTGACGGGATCCGTGAGGGTGACACCACCGTCCACCCGAAGTCGCTGGAGCCGCGCTACTTCGACTGGGTCGATGACATGCACGACTGGACCATCTCCCGGCAGCTGTGGTGGGGTCACCGCATCCCGATCTGGTACGGACCTGAGGGTGAGATTGTCTGCGTCGGCCCGGATGAGGAGCCGCCCACCGGTGAGGGCTGGCACCAGGACCCGGATGTCCTGGACACCTGGTTCTCCTCCGCGCTGTGGCCCTTTTCCACCATGGGATGGCCGGACAAGACCCCGGAGCTGGCGAAGTTCTATCCCACCTCCGTGCTGGTCACCGCCTATGACATCCTTTTCTTCTGGGTTGCCCGGATGATGATGTTCGGTACCTTCGCCGCCGAGATCACCCCCGAGCTGCTCGGGGAGGGCCAGCAGGATCGTCCGCAGGTCCCCTTCAAGGATCTCTTCCTGCACGGCCTGGTCCGTGATGAGCATGGCCGTAAGATGTCCAAGTCCCTGGGCAATGGCATTGACCCGATGGACTGGGTGGGGCGTTTCGGCGCCGATGCGCTGCGCTTCACCCTGGCCCGTGGCGCGAACCCGGGTGTGGACCTGCCGGTCGGCGAGGACTCCGCCCAGAGTTCCCGTAACTTCGCCACCAAGCTCTTCAACGCCACCCGCTTCGCGCTGATGAACGGTGCCGAGGTCGGTGAGCTGCCGGCCCGCGAGGAGCTGACTGACGCGGACCGCTGGATCCTGGACCGGCTGGAGGAGGTCCGTGGCGAGGTTGATGAGTATTTCGCCAACTATCAGTTCGCGAAGGCCAATGAGGAGCTCTACCACTTCGCCTGGAATGAACTCTGCGACTGGTACCTGGAGATCGCCAAGACCCAGATCCCACGTGACTTCGACGAGGCTAATGAAGCCGCCCGCACCCGGGGCCACAACACCCAGCTGGTGCTGGGCCGGGTCCTGGATGCGGTGCTTCGTCTGCTGCACCCGGCGATGCCTTTCGTCACTGAGGTGCTGTGGAAGGCGTTGACCGATGGTGAGTCCATAGTGATTTCCGCCTGGCCGACCACCGCGGACACCAATGATGGTGTTGCCCGGGATTCCCAGGCCGCCCGCCGTATCGCGGATGCGGAGAAGCTGATCACGGAGGTCCGTCGTTTCCGCTCTGACCAGGGTGTCAAGCCTTCCCAGAAGGTTCCGGCGACCGTCGACTTCGCGGCAGCCGATCTGAGGGAGCAGGAGGGGTTCATCCGTTCCCTGGCCAAGCTGGAAACCCCGCCCGAGGATTTTGAGGCCACCGCCTCCATCGAGGTGCGGCTTTCCCAGGCGACGGTCACCGTCGCCCTGGACACCTCCGGCACCGTGGATGTCGCCGCGGAACGCAAGCGCCTGGGGAAGGACCTGGCGGTGGCACACAAGGAGCTGGAGACCACCGCTAAGAAGCTGGGCAATGAGGCCTTCCTGTCGAAGGCTCCCGATGCGGTCGTGGAGAAGATCCGCAGCCGCCAGCAGATTGCCCGCGAGGAAGTCGAACGCATCACCCAGCGCCTGGAGGACCTTAAGTAA